A section of the Paenibacillus odorifer genome encodes:
- a CDS encoding HPr family phosphocarrier protein has product MQKTFRIVDEDGIHARPATALVNTATKFKGTEAFAEAKGKKVTLKSILGVLSLGLEAGDTLSLITEGSEEAEALNALQEVMIKEGLGEIHE; this is encoded by the coding sequence ATGCAAAAAACATTCAGAATTGTCGATGAAGATGGAATTCACGCACGTCCAGCAACTGCCTTGGTAAATACAGCAACAAAATTCAAAGGTACAGAAGCATTTGCAGAAGCTAAAGGTAAAAAAGTAACTTTGAAATCCATTCTTGGCGTATTGTCATTGGGTCTTGAGGCTGGAGATACTTTGTCTTTGATTACTGAAGGAAGCGAAGAAGCAGAAGCTTTGAACGCTCTTCAAGAAGTAATGATTAAAGAAGGGCTAGGGGAAATCCATGAATAA